The Microcella flavibacter DNA segment GATCGTCGACGACGACGGCCGGATGCTCGCCTCCCGCTCCACCCCTGACACGCGCCGGCACGCCGAGGTCATCGGGCCGTTCCTCGCCGAGGTGCTCGCCGAGGCCGGCTCCGCACCGCTCACGGGCGTCGTCGCCGGCATCGGCCCGGGCCCGTTCACCGGCCTGCGGGTCGGGATCGCCGCCGCCCGCGCCGTGGCGCTCGCCCGCGGCGTGCCCCTGCACGCGGTGCCGAGCCACGACGCGGTCGCCCTCGACCGCGTCGTCGGCGGCGTCGCGGCCGGCCGGTTCGCCGTCGTCACCGACGCCCGCCGCCGCGAGGTCGCCGTCACCGTCTACACGGCGCAGCTGCCCGTGCCCGTCGTGCTCGAGCCGCCGCACCTCATCGCCCGCGCGGCCTTCGCGCCCGCGCACGACGTACCCGCCTACGAGGTCGCCGAGATCCCCGCCGTCGAGCTCGCGCGGGTGGCGCAGGCGCGGCTCGCCGCCGGCATCCCGCTGCCCGAACCGGCGCCGCTGTACCTGCGCGCCCCCGACGTGACCCTGTCGAGCCCGAAGCGGGTGACCGGGTGACCGCGGCCGAGGCGGGGCGCGGGGCGGGCATCCGGCTGCGCGATGCCGAGTTCGCCGATCTCGACGCGATCATGGCCCTCGAGACCGCGACCTTCCCGACCGACGCCTGGAGCCGCGACCTGATGGCCGCCGAGCTGGCGAGCCCGCACACCGCCTACCTCGTGGTCGAGTCGGGCGACGAGGTCGTCGCCTACGCGGGGCTGAGCGCGCCCGCGGGGTCGGAGCAGGCCGACATCCAGACCATCGCCGTCGACGGCACGCATCGCCGGCTCGGCATCGGCACGGTGCTCGTCGAGCAGCTGCTCGGGGCGGCCCGGTCGCGCGGCGCCGCCGAGGTGTTCCTCGAGGTGCGCGCCGACAACCCGGGGGCCGAGGCGCTGTACGCGCGGCACGGCTTCGCGCGCATCGCCGTGCGGCCGCGGTACTACCAGCCCGACGGGGTCGATGCGATCGTCATGCGGAAGATGCTCAAGGATGCGTGAACCCTTGGTCCTCGGCATCGAGACGAGCTGCGACGAGACCGGCGTCGGCATCGTGCGCGGCACCGAGCTGCTCGCCAACGTCATCGCGAGCTCGATGGACGAGCACGCGCGCTTCGGCGGCGTTGTGCCCGAGATCGCCGCGCGCGCCCACCTCGAGGCGCTCGAGCCGACGATCCGGGCGGCGCTCGCCGAGGCGGACGTGACCCTCGACGAGCTCGACGCCGTCGCCGTCACGAGCGGGCCGGGCCTCGGCGGCGCCCTCATGGTCGGCGTCGGCGCCGCCAAGGCGCTCGCGATCGCGCTCGAGAAGCCCTTCTACGCGGTCAATCACCTGGTGGGGCACGTCGGCGCCGATCTGCTGCGCGATGATGCGGGGGATGCTCCGCTCGAGCTCCCGACGATCGCGCTCCTCGTCTCGGGCGGGCACACGAGCCTCCTCCACGTGCGCAGCCTCACCGACGACGTCGAACTGCTCGGAGAGACCATCGACGACGCCGCCGGCGAGGCCTTCGACAAGGTCGCCCGCCTGCTCGGGCTGCCCTACCCGGGCGGTCCGCAGATTGACCGCGCGGCGGCCGAGGGCGACCCGCGCGCGGTGCGGTTCCCGCGCGGGCTGAGCCTGCCGAAGGATCTCGAGCGGCACCGCTACGACTTCTCGTTCTCGGGGCTCAAGACCGCGGTCGCCCGGCACGTCGAGGCGCTGCGCGACCGCGGCGAGGAGGTGCCCGTGGCCGACATCGCGGCGAGCTTCCGCGAGGCCGTCGCCGATGTGCTCACGGCGAAGGCGATCGCGGCCTGCCGCGACCTCCGGGTGCCCCGGCTGCTGCTGGGCGGCGGGTCGTCGCCAACGCCCGGGTGAGGGCGCTCGCCGCGGAGCGCGCGGAGGCGGCGGGGGTCGCGCTGCGCATCCCGCCGCTGTCGCTCTGCACGGACAACGGCGCGATGATCGCCGCGATCGCCGCCCAGCGGATCATGGCCGG contains these protein-coding regions:
- the tsaB gene encoding tRNA (adenosine(37)-N6)-threonylcarbamoyltransferase complex dimerization subunit type 1 TsaB, whose translation is MLLAIDTSAGTAVAIVDDDGRMLASRSTPDTRRHAEVIGPFLAEVLAEAGSAPLTGVVAGIGPGPFTGLRVGIAAARAVALARGVPLHAVPSHDAVALDRVVGGVAAGRFAVVTDARRREVAVTVYTAQLPVPVVLEPPHLIARAAFAPAHDVPAYEVAEIPAVELARVAQARLAAGIPLPEPAPLYLRAPDVTLSSPKRVTG
- the rimI gene encoding ribosomal protein S18-alanine N-acetyltransferase; the encoded protein is MTAAEAGRGAGIRLRDAEFADLDAIMALETATFPTDAWSRDLMAAELASPHTAYLVVESGDEVVAYAGLSAPAGSEQADIQTIAVDGTHRRLGIGTVLVEQLLGAARSRGAAEVFLEVRADNPGAEALYARHGFARIAVRPRYYQPDGVDAIVMRKMLKDA